From a single Paraburkholderia youngii genomic region:
- a CDS encoding enoyl-CoA hydratase, giving the protein MAYETIIVETHGKAGLLRLNRPQAYNALNNQLMDELTAALDDFEADPAIGAIVLTGSEKAFAAGADIKMMNEWTYMDVYKNQFITSNWERTARCRKPVIAAVAGLALGGGCELAMMCDFILAADNARFALPEITLATIPGAGGTQRLTRVLGKSKAMEMILTGRKMDAVEAERCGLVSRILPVGTLVEEALKTADEIARYSQPVVAMAKECVNRAYESSLAEGILFERRMAYSTFATADRKEGMAAFAEKRKPQFRDC; this is encoded by the coding sequence ATGGCCTACGAGACGATCATCGTCGAAACGCACGGAAAAGCCGGCTTGCTCAGGCTGAACCGTCCGCAAGCCTACAACGCGCTGAACAACCAGCTGATGGACGAGCTGACGGCAGCACTCGACGACTTTGAAGCCGATCCCGCCATCGGCGCGATCGTGCTGACCGGCAGCGAAAAGGCGTTCGCCGCCGGAGCCGATATCAAGATGATGAACGAATGGACGTACATGGACGTCTACAAGAATCAGTTCATCACGTCTAACTGGGAACGCACCGCGCGTTGCCGCAAGCCGGTCATCGCGGCGGTCGCGGGTCTTGCGTTGGGCGGAGGCTGCGAACTGGCCATGATGTGCGACTTCATTCTCGCCGCCGACAACGCCCGTTTCGCCCTGCCCGAAATCACGCTGGCGACCATTCCCGGCGCTGGCGGCACCCAACGCCTCACGCGCGTGCTCGGCAAATCGAAGGCGATGGAGATGATCCTCACCGGCCGCAAGATGGACGCCGTCGAGGCCGAACGATGCGGCCTCGTAAGCCGCATCCTGCCGGTCGGCACGCTCGTCGAAGAAGCACTGAAAACGGCCGATGAAATAGCGCGATATTCGCAACCCGTCGTGGCGATGGCGAAAGAATGTGTGAACCGCGCCTACGAATCCAGCCTCGCGGAAGGCATCCTGTTCGAGCGGCGCATGGCCTATTCGACCTTCGCCACTGCAGATCGAAAGGAAGGCATGGCAGCCTTCGCCGAAAAGCGCAAACCCCAGTTTCGCGATTGTTGA
- a CDS encoding NAD(P)H-dependent flavin oxidoreductase — protein sequence MKPYVNRITELLGIQYPIIQGGMRWVARAELAAAVGNAGGLGFISAHTHASADALAREIDKVRSLTDKPFGVNLTVLGANAGLDYDAYVRTIVSQGVQVVETAGSNPAKYIAEFKAHGVKVVHKCVTVRHAVKAESLGADVVSINGFECAGHPGEDDIPGLILIPAAAEKLKVPILASGGFADGRGLMAALALGADGINMGTRFMLTQESPVHPAIKQRLLEATERDTVLLGRSIGDPSRVVKNSVSLAALELERSKNVTHSDLSALTGAQRWMDAFATGEVEGGAFPAGIVTGLIHDLPTCAELIGRIVKEAAAIAQRQLGFSAALA from the coding sequence ATGAAACCGTATGTCAACCGCATTACTGAATTACTCGGCATTCAATATCCCATCATTCAGGGCGGTATGCGCTGGGTGGCGCGAGCCGAACTGGCGGCGGCCGTGGGGAACGCGGGAGGGCTCGGGTTCATCTCCGCGCACACCCATGCAAGCGCCGATGCACTCGCGCGCGAAATCGACAAGGTGCGTTCGCTCACGGATAAGCCCTTTGGCGTCAACCTGACCGTTCTCGGCGCGAATGCCGGTCTCGACTATGACGCGTATGTTCGCACGATCGTGTCCCAGGGCGTCCAGGTCGTTGAAACGGCTGGCAGCAACCCCGCGAAATACATCGCCGAGTTCAAGGCACATGGCGTTAAGGTCGTGCATAAGTGCGTCACGGTTCGCCATGCGGTGAAGGCCGAATCGCTCGGCGCAGACGTCGTCAGCATCAACGGGTTCGAATGCGCGGGGCACCCTGGCGAAGACGATATCCCCGGACTAATCCTGATTCCCGCCGCAGCCGAAAAGCTCAAGGTGCCGATTCTCGCGTCCGGGGGCTTCGCCGATGGGCGCGGCCTGATGGCGGCTCTCGCGCTCGGCGCGGATGGCATCAACATGGGTACGCGTTTCATGCTCACGCAAGAATCGCCGGTCCACCCAGCGATCAAGCAACGTCTGCTGGAAGCGACCGAGCGCGATACCGTCCTGTTGGGCCGCTCGATCGGGGACCCGAGCCGCGTGGTCAAGAATAGCGTGAGCCTCGCCGCGCTCGAACTTGAGCGCAGCAAAAACGTGACGCACTCTGACCTGTCCGCACTGACCGGAGCACAGCGCTGGATGGATGCGTTCGCTACAGGAGAAGTCGAAGGCGGCGCTTTCCCCGCCGGTATCGTCACAGGCCTCATTCACGATTTGCCGACCTGCGCGGAATTGATCGGCCGCATCGTCAAGGAAGCCGCCGCGATTGCCCAACGCCAGCTAGGCTTCAGCGCTGCTCTGGCATGA
- a CDS encoding crotonase/enoyl-CoA hydratase family protein: MTTRHEDGQIRVEQRGNLLLMGIDRPEKRNGFTPKMFRELAMAYTQLEQSSDIFCGLVYAEGDHFTAGLDMPKIAPLRREGKSLLPEGEVDPFNLRAPLRTKPVVIALKGICFTVAVELMLASEVAVAADNCRFSQLEVKRGIMAGCGATFRMVQRAGWGNAMKVLLTGDEFTAEEARHMNFVQDVVPAGQEFDRALAIAERIAAQAPLAVQATMQNARVSLGQGWQDAYATIQSTQQFLYNTEDAKEGVQSFIEKRAAKFVGR, translated from the coding sequence ATGACTACTCGTCACGAGGACGGACAGATTCGCGTTGAGCAGCGCGGGAACCTGCTTTTGATGGGCATCGACCGGCCGGAAAAGCGCAACGGATTTACCCCGAAGATGTTCCGCGAACTGGCCATGGCTTACACGCAGCTCGAACAGAGCAGCGATATTTTTTGCGGGCTGGTCTACGCCGAAGGGGATCACTTTACGGCAGGGCTCGACATGCCGAAGATCGCGCCATTGCGCCGGGAAGGGAAATCCCTGCTTCCTGAAGGCGAGGTAGATCCGTTCAACTTGCGCGCGCCGCTGCGCACCAAGCCGGTCGTCATTGCGCTCAAGGGAATCTGTTTCACGGTTGCGGTCGAATTGATGCTCGCTTCGGAAGTGGCTGTGGCGGCCGATAACTGCCGTTTCTCCCAGCTTGAAGTCAAGCGGGGGATCATGGCAGGTTGTGGTGCGACGTTCCGCATGGTCCAGCGTGCCGGCTGGGGCAACGCGATGAAGGTACTACTTACTGGCGACGAATTCACCGCGGAAGAGGCGCGGCACATGAACTTCGTGCAGGATGTCGTGCCCGCGGGGCAGGAGTTCGACCGGGCGCTCGCGATCGCAGAGCGAATTGCGGCGCAGGCTCCGCTAGCCGTGCAGGCCACGATGCAGAACGCGCGGGTTTCACTGGGACAAGGCTGGCAGGATGCTTACGCGACCATTCAGTCGACCCAGCAGTTTCTCTACAACACTGAAGATGCCAAGGAAGGTGTTCAGTCCTTCATCGAAAAACGTGCGGCGAAATTCGTCGGCCGCTGA
- a CDS encoding Re/Si-specific NAD(P)(+) transhydrogenase subunit alpha yields MHIGIPAETRANESRVAATPETVRKYVAQGHTVTIQTGAGIGASYPDEAYIAVGARVADAAAAFGADLVLKVQSPTQSELPLMKRGSVLVGMLDPFNADNATTLAAAGVTAFALEAAPRTTRAQSLDVLSSQANIAGYKAVLLAANLYPRFMPMLMTAAGTVKAARVLILGAGVAGLQAIATARRLGAVIEASDVRPAVKEQIESLGGKFLDVPFETDEEREAAQGVGGYARPMPPSWLARQSALVHERAKQADIVISTALIPGRDAPTLLPSETVQAMKPGSVVIDLAAGRGPVAEQATGRRGGNCPLTEADKVVTHHGVQICGYTNLASMVAADASALYARNLLDFLKLIVTKEGILNIDPADDIVAATLLARDGQVTRKA; encoded by the coding sequence ATGCACATTGGAATCCCCGCGGAAACGCGGGCGAACGAAAGCCGTGTGGCCGCGACACCCGAAACAGTCAGGAAATACGTCGCCCAGGGACACACGGTGACGATCCAGACCGGGGCGGGAATTGGCGCGAGCTATCCTGACGAGGCGTACATCGCCGTGGGCGCGCGGGTAGCCGACGCGGCTGCCGCCTTCGGCGCGGACCTCGTGCTCAAGGTTCAGTCGCCAACGCAGAGCGAATTGCCGTTGATGAAGCGTGGTTCGGTGCTCGTCGGCATGCTCGACCCCTTCAACGCCGACAATGCGACCACACTCGCCGCGGCTGGCGTCACCGCGTTCGCGCTCGAAGCCGCACCGCGCACGACGCGCGCACAGAGCCTCGATGTGCTGTCCTCGCAGGCCAATATCGCCGGGTACAAGGCGGTGCTCCTGGCTGCGAACCTTTATCCGCGCTTCATGCCGATGCTCATGACCGCCGCAGGCACCGTGAAGGCGGCGCGCGTGCTGATTCTTGGTGCGGGCGTGGCGGGTCTGCAGGCCATTGCCACGGCGCGGCGCCTTGGCGCGGTGATCGAAGCTTCCGATGTGCGCCCGGCGGTCAAGGAGCAGATCGAGTCTCTCGGCGGAAAGTTTCTCGACGTGCCGTTCGAAACCGATGAGGAACGCGAGGCCGCGCAGGGTGTCGGCGGCTATGCGAGGCCGATGCCGCCGTCGTGGCTCGCGCGCCAGTCGGCGCTGGTGCATGAGCGCGCAAAGCAGGCCGACATTGTCATCTCGACCGCACTGATTCCGGGCCGCGACGCGCCGACGCTGCTGCCTTCGGAAACCGTGCAGGCGATGAAGCCGGGCTCGGTCGTGATCGACCTCGCGGCGGGACGCGGTCCGGTCGCCGAGCAGGCCACGGGACGGCGCGGCGGCAATTGCCCCCTCACCGAGGCCGACAAGGTCGTGACGCACCATGGGGTGCAGATCTGCGGCTACACGAACCTCGCTTCGATGGTCGCCGCCGATGCCTCCGCGCTCTACGCGCGCAATCTGCTCGACTTCCTGAAGCTGATCGTCACGAAGGAGGGCATCCTCAACATCGATCCCGCGGACGACATCGTCGCGGCTACGCTGCTGGCCCGTGACGGCCAGGTCACGCGCAAGGCATGA
- a CDS encoding NAD(P)(+) transhydrogenase (Re/Si-specific) subunit beta: MSMNLVTLLYLVASVCFIQALKGLSNPRSARAGNTFGMVGMAIAILTTLALIVKESAQFGSNLGLGLALLFTALVVGGGLGAYIAARVEMTKMPELVAAMHSLIGLAAVCIAYAVVSDPAAFGLVAEDAPYPGFLPYGNRIELFIGTFVGAITFSGSVIAFGKLSGKYKFRLFQGGPVVYSGQHLINLMLALAMLGFGVLFFLTQSWLPFIIMTIIAFVLGVLIIIPIGGADMPVVVSMLNSYSGWAAAGIGFSLNNAMLIIAGSLVGSSGAILSYIMCHAMNRSFFSVLLGGFGGEAGSAAAAGAQEQRPVKSGSADDASFMLGNAESVVIVPGYGLAVARAQHALKELTDKLVEKGVDVRYAIHPVAGRMPGHMNVLLAEAEVPYDLVFEMEDINNEFGQTDVVLVLGANDVVNPAAKNDPKSPIAGMPIIEAYKARTIIVNKRSMAAGYAGLDNELFYMDKTMMVFGDAKKVIEEMVKNCS, translated from the coding sequence ATGAGCATGAACCTCGTTACGCTGCTTTATTTGGTGGCGTCGGTCTGTTTCATTCAGGCGCTCAAAGGGCTTTCCAACCCGAGGAGCGCGCGCGCTGGCAATACCTTCGGCATGGTCGGCATGGCGATCGCCATTCTCACCACCCTTGCGCTCATCGTGAAGGAGTCCGCGCAGTTCGGCTCGAATCTCGGGCTCGGGCTTGCGTTGCTTTTCACGGCGCTCGTGGTGGGCGGCGGTCTTGGCGCGTATATCGCCGCACGCGTCGAGATGACGAAGATGCCCGAGCTGGTCGCGGCGATGCATTCGCTGATCGGTCTTGCTGCTGTCTGCATTGCGTACGCGGTAGTTTCCGATCCCGCCGCATTCGGGCTCGTTGCAGAAGATGCGCCGTATCCCGGCTTCCTGCCATACGGCAACCGTATCGAGCTGTTCATTGGCACCTTCGTCGGCGCGATTACGTTTAGCGGCTCGGTGATCGCCTTCGGCAAGCTGTCGGGCAAGTACAAGTTCCGGCTGTTTCAGGGCGGGCCCGTGGTCTACTCCGGCCAGCATCTGATCAACCTGATGCTCGCGCTCGCGATGCTCGGCTTCGGTGTCCTGTTCTTCCTCACGCAATCGTGGCTGCCGTTCATCATCATGACAATCATCGCGTTCGTGCTCGGTGTGCTGATCATCATTCCGATCGGTGGTGCGGACATGCCGGTGGTCGTGTCGATGCTGAACTCCTACTCGGGCTGGGCGGCGGCGGGTATCGGCTTCTCGCTGAACAACGCGATGCTGATCATCGCGGGTTCGCTCGTGGGCTCTTCCGGCGCGATTCTGTCGTACATCATGTGCCACGCGATGAACCGCTCGTTCTTCAGCGTGCTGCTTGGCGGCTTCGGCGGCGAGGCTGGCTCAGCGGCAGCGGCTGGCGCGCAGGAGCAGCGTCCGGTGAAGTCGGGCTCCGCCGATGATGCGTCGTTCATGCTGGGCAACGCCGAGAGTGTCGTGATCGTGCCGGGCTACGGTCTCGCGGTGGCGCGCGCGCAGCATGCGCTGAAGGAACTGACCGACAAGCTCGTCGAAAAGGGCGTGGACGTGCGCTATGCGATTCACCCCGTGGCGGGCCGCATGCCCGGTCACATGAACGTGCTGCTCGCGGAAGCCGAGGTGCCCTACGACCTCGTGTTCGAAATGGAGGACATCAACAACGAATTCGGCCAGACCGACGTAGTGCTGGTGCTCGGCGCGAACGACGTGGTGAATCCAGCGGCGAAGAACGATCCGAAGTCGCCGATCGCGGGCATGCCGATCATCGAAGCGTACAAGGCGCGCACGATCATCGTGAACAAGCGCTCGATGGCCGCGGGTTATGCGGGCCTCGACAACGAGCTCTTCTACATGGACAAGACGATGATGGTGTTCGGCGATGCGAAGAAGGTAATCGAAGAAATGGTAAAAAATTGCAGCTAG
- a CDS encoding MFS transporter: MQAEVLSPQAHRAQRVAGPPRGFTIAILLAAVAASSGITVIYTVLVTLYKAFPASNSVSWTVTAYWLGSAAFAAVSGRLGDLLGYRRILLVVMSVAAVGAVVAACATDVGILVAGCAMQSIAAGITPLSIGLVRENLPPARVPAAVGLISAAGMVSAGLIYICAGVVVDHYSWQGGFWFKVALCVVAVAAVRAWAPPSPPNPGVRIDYIRGLAFAPALCAILFAVQEIRAWGLGDVRLWALIVGGMIVLGLWARHQLGARHPLINVRLLKMREVVLANACMAFLAAGAMQLGQVFSLLAQQPAGTHAGFGLSATTAGLLMFSINIVALVASPWSGRVAARYKARPAAMIGMLILALAWASLIVLHRNLLLFVPGAVLCSFGLAFTSTALYNQIVETTPAHQTGEATGMLYVFFSCFFAVGAQAVFSLLRSATAGHSGASFPADSGYVSVFVYIACSSIAGLLIASMLPKRRTN; the protein is encoded by the coding sequence ATGCAAGCAGAAGTACTCTCCCCGCAGGCACACCGAGCGCAACGCGTAGCGGGACCACCACGTGGGTTCACGATCGCGATCCTGCTTGCCGCGGTAGCGGCTTCGTCTGGCATCACCGTCATCTATACGGTGCTGGTCACGCTCTACAAGGCCTTTCCTGCGTCGAACTCCGTGAGCTGGACCGTGACCGCATACTGGCTCGGCTCGGCCGCCTTTGCAGCGGTGAGTGGGCGACTCGGTGACCTGTTGGGCTACCGCAGAATCCTGCTGGTGGTGATGTCTGTCGCTGCGGTCGGCGCAGTCGTCGCGGCGTGCGCGACCGACGTCGGCATACTCGTCGCGGGTTGTGCGATGCAATCGATCGCGGCAGGCATCACGCCGCTCTCAATCGGGTTGGTTCGTGAGAACCTGCCACCCGCCAGGGTGCCTGCCGCGGTCGGATTGATCAGTGCGGCGGGAATGGTGTCGGCGGGGCTGATTTACATCTGCGCGGGCGTCGTCGTGGATCATTATTCGTGGCAGGGCGGCTTCTGGTTCAAAGTCGCGCTGTGCGTCGTCGCCGTCGCCGCCGTACGCGCGTGGGCACCACCGTCTCCGCCGAATCCCGGCGTCCGGATCGACTACATTCGAGGCCTTGCGTTCGCTCCGGCACTGTGTGCCATCCTCTTCGCAGTGCAGGAAATCCGCGCGTGGGGACTCGGCGATGTGCGGCTATGGGCTTTGATCGTTGGCGGGATGATCGTGCTCGGACTCTGGGCACGCCATCAACTCGGAGCCCGTCATCCGCTCATCAACGTACGTCTGCTGAAAATGCGCGAAGTCGTATTGGCGAATGCATGCATGGCATTCCTCGCGGCTGGCGCCATGCAGTTGGGGCAGGTTTTCTCGCTGCTCGCCCAGCAACCTGCCGGCACGCACGCCGGATTCGGGCTGAGCGCAACGACGGCTGGACTGCTGATGTTTAGCATCAACATCGTCGCGCTGGTCGCAAGCCCGTGGAGCGGCCGTGTTGCGGCCCGCTACAAGGCCCGCCCCGCTGCCATGATCGGCATGCTCATACTGGCCCTGGCCTGGGCCTCACTGATCGTGCTTCATCGCAACCTGCTGCTCTTCGTGCCAGGTGCGGTGCTGTGCTCGTTCGGCCTCGCCTTTACGAGCACTGCGCTGTACAACCAGATCGTGGAAACGACGCCTGCACATCAGACAGGCGAGGCAACGGGCATGCTCTACGTGTTCTTCTCGTGTTTCTTCGCGGTAGGCGCCCAGGCGGTCTTTTCACTACTGCGCAGCGCGACGGCCGGACACAGCGGTGCATCGTTTCCCGCCGATAGCGGCTATGTTTCGGTATTCGTCTACATTGCCTGCAGTTCGATTGCCGGACTGCTGATCGCTTCCATGCTGCCGAAGCGTCGTACCAACTGA
- a CDS encoding CaiB/BaiF CoA transferase family protein, which translates to MTKGALAGVRVLDLSRILAGPWGAQMLADLGAEVIKVERPGKGDDSRQFGPPFLMDRDGKVTRESTFFISANRGKKSITCDISTPEGQALIRSLAAQCDVLLENYKVGDLKRYGLDYESLKLVNPRLIYCSITGFGQTGPYSPRPGYDSIFQAMGGLMSVTGNGDDVPGGGPMKTGPSLADILCGQYAASAIIAALYHRDAAQGGTGEGQYIDLALLDAMIAATSHYASQYLVSGQIPIRRGTEGNGGMPSRMFRCADRDIMIVAGNNEQYTRMCNVLGHPELATDPRFSEIALRVKNRRALGEVFEPLIVEWQSDELLAALDAAGVPAGPINNLEQVFADPHVQARAMCVEVAHPLTDQAVRMVANPVKMSGTPIDSYGAPPTLGQHTDDVLRDVLGMSQPDIDALREKKVL; encoded by the coding sequence ATGACAAAAGGCGCGTTGGCGGGTGTTCGCGTACTCGACCTGAGCCGTATTCTCGCGGGGCCGTGGGGGGCTCAAATGCTGGCGGATCTCGGCGCCGAGGTCATCAAGGTCGAGCGTCCGGGAAAGGGCGACGATTCGCGGCAATTCGGCCCACCGTTCCTGATGGATCGGGACGGCAAGGTCACGCGCGAGTCGACGTTTTTTATCAGCGCGAACCGCGGCAAGAAGTCGATCACCTGCGATATCTCTACGCCTGAAGGCCAGGCGCTGATCCGCTCGCTGGCTGCGCAATGCGACGTGTTGCTCGAGAACTACAAGGTGGGCGACCTCAAGCGTTACGGGCTCGACTACGAGAGCCTCAAGCTGGTCAATCCGCGCCTGATCTACTGTTCGATAACCGGGTTCGGCCAGACCGGACCGTATAGCCCACGGCCGGGCTATGACTCGATTTTCCAGGCGATGGGTGGCTTGATGAGCGTGACCGGAAACGGTGACGACGTGCCCGGCGGCGGCCCTATGAAAACCGGGCCCAGTCTTGCCGACATCCTCTGTGGTCAGTATGCCGCTTCGGCGATCATCGCGGCCCTCTATCACCGCGACGCGGCGCAAGGCGGTACTGGCGAAGGGCAGTACATCGACCTGGCATTGCTGGACGCGATGATCGCTGCCACATCGCACTATGCAAGCCAGTACCTCGTTTCCGGCCAGATTCCGATCCGGCGCGGTACCGAGGGCAATGGTGGCATGCCGTCCCGCATGTTCCGTTGCGCCGATCGCGACATCATGATCGTTGCCGGCAACAACGAGCAGTACACGCGAATGTGCAATGTTCTCGGGCATCCCGAACTTGCTACTGATCCGCGATTCAGCGAGATCGCTCTGCGCGTGAAGAATCGTCGTGCACTGGGCGAAGTGTTCGAGCCGCTGATCGTCGAATGGCAGAGCGATGAACTGCTCGCGGCACTCGACGCCGCCGGAGTGCCGGCTGGACCGATCAACAATCTGGAACAGGTGTTCGCAGATCCGCATGTGCAGGCACGCGCGATGTGCGTGGAAGTCGCGCACCCGCTCACAGATCAGGCCGTTCGTATGGTGGCGAATCCGGTCAAGATGTCGGGCACGCCTATCGATTCATACGGCGCGCCGCCGACGCTCGGCCAACATACGGACGACGTGCTGCGTGACGTGCTCGGTATGTCGCAGCCCGATATCGATGCTCTGCGCGAAAAGAAAGTTCTATAG
- a CDS encoding IclR family transcriptional regulator — MLKETSAPADRDVSGPRSLTRLLGIFDVLAKSPDGMSLAELNVALESPKSSLLNLLRPLVAEGFLMHDAGRYRLGPSIFRLSAGVMAAWNFSKMLRPFLVDLSKSTNETVYIGVLDAEHKEITYVDVIESEQSVRYSMHIGLRRPLYCTAAGRVLLAHAPDAFVTDYMKSVKFERRTPQTIATKKALRDELDHILQSGLSVSRGELLPDSAGVSSPIFGPNGNVIAAMAIGAPLERFDRERHRLEENMIRVAQRASALGQAEEE; from the coding sequence ATGTTGAAAGAGACCTCAGCGCCGGCGGACCGGGACGTCAGCGGGCCGCGCTCGCTGACCCGACTCCTCGGAATTTTCGATGTTCTGGCAAAGTCTCCGGACGGTATGTCGCTGGCAGAACTGAACGTCGCCCTCGAGTCACCCAAGAGCAGCCTGCTCAATCTGCTGAGGCCTCTAGTGGCGGAAGGGTTCTTGATGCACGACGCAGGCCGCTATCGTTTAGGGCCGTCGATCTTCCGGTTGTCCGCGGGTGTGATGGCCGCGTGGAACTTCTCGAAGATGCTGCGCCCGTTCCTGGTGGATCTCTCGAAGAGCACCAATGAAACCGTGTATATCGGTGTCCTTGACGCCGAGCACAAAGAGATCACCTATGTCGACGTGATCGAAAGCGAGCAATCGGTGCGCTATTCAATGCACATCGGTCTGCGTCGCCCGCTCTATTGCACGGCTGCGGGACGCGTACTGCTGGCCCACGCACCGGACGCTTTCGTTACCGATTACATGAAGTCGGTCAAGTTCGAGCGCCGCACGCCGCAAACGATCGCAACGAAGAAGGCGCTGCGTGACGAACTCGATCATATTCTCCAAAGCGGCCTGTCGGTGAGTCGCGGCGAACTGCTGCCGGATTCCGCCGGTGTGTCGTCGCCGATCTTCGGGCCGAATGGCAATGTGATCGCGGCGATGGCGATTGGTGCGCCGCTCGAGCGCTTCGACCGCGAACGTCATCGACTCGAAGAGAACATGATCAGAGTCGCTCAGCGGGCGTCCGCGTTGGGGCAAGCAGAAGAGGAGTGA
- a CDS encoding NAD(P) transhydrogenase subunit alpha, with protein sequence MEVINHTVINLIIFVLAVYVGYHVVWNVTPALHTPLMAVTNAISAIVIVGAMLATGLTVGGAGKFFGTFAVLLAAVNVFGGFLVTRRMLEMFRKKEPKKLTGKEGA encoded by the coding sequence ATGGAAGTGATCAATCATACGGTCATCAATCTGATCATCTTCGTGCTAGCCGTCTACGTCGGCTATCACGTGGTCTGGAACGTCACGCCTGCTCTGCATACGCCGCTGATGGCCGTGACCAATGCGATTTCGGCGATCGTCATCGTCGGCGCGATGCTGGCAACGGGACTGACCGTGGGCGGGGCGGGCAAGTTCTTCGGCACGTTCGCCGTGCTGCTCGCGGCCGTCAACGTGTTCGGCGGATTCCTCGTCACGCGGCGCATGCTGGAGATGTTCCGCAAGAAAGAGCCGAAGAAGCTCACCGGCAAGGAGGGTGCGTAA
- a CDS encoding SDR family NAD(P)-dependent oxidoreductase: MNDVHKIGMPGITFRNIPEVRLRAEQHHSPSLSDSHMHTKKLAEKVAIVTGGGQGLGLGIARALAAEGASLVLTGRTEAKLTQAAEELTAHGSRVLVVPGDTRNRADAVRTVELAVERFGRVDALINNAQSSSPGVPVESVTDDDWSNTLESGLYGTLYFMQAVLPQMKSRGRGAIINFGSRTGIEGLKGFGAYAATKEGIRGLSRVAAREWGAYGITVNVICPAALTPAAEAYLEANPQERTRYLSEIAVGRFGDPQRDIGRTVAFLCSDDANFITGQTISVDGGQSML, encoded by the coding sequence TTGAACGACGTTCATAAAATTGGAATGCCGGGCATCACTTTCCGGAACATCCCCGAGGTGCGCTTGCGCGCCGAACAACACCATTCACCATCACTTTCGGACTCACACATGCACACGAAAAAACTGGCAGAAAAGGTCGCCATTGTGACCGGAGGTGGGCAAGGCCTCGGACTCGGTATTGCCCGCGCACTTGCCGCCGAAGGAGCGAGCCTGGTCCTGACTGGCCGTACGGAGGCCAAACTCACGCAGGCTGCAGAGGAATTGACCGCCCATGGCTCACGAGTGCTCGTGGTGCCCGGTGATACGCGCAATCGCGCCGACGCCGTTCGGACAGTCGAGCTTGCCGTCGAGCGGTTCGGACGTGTAGACGCGCTTATCAACAATGCGCAAAGCAGCAGCCCGGGTGTACCAGTTGAGTCTGTTACCGACGATGACTGGAGTAATACGCTCGAGTCGGGCCTATACGGTACGCTGTATTTCATGCAAGCCGTATTGCCGCAGATGAAGTCGCGAGGCCGCGGCGCCATCATCAACTTCGGTTCACGCACCGGCATCGAAGGTCTCAAGGGGTTCGGCGCGTACGCCGCAACCAAGGAGGGCATTCGTGGTCTCTCGCGCGTCGCGGCGCGCGAATGGGGCGCCTATGGCATTACCGTCAATGTAATTTGCCCGGCAGCGCTAACGCCTGCTGCCGAAGCCTACCTCGAGGCCAACCCCCAGGAACGCACTCGCTATCTCTCTGAAATTGCAGTTGGGCGCTTCGGCGATCCTCAGCGCGATATTGGACGAACAGTTGCATTTCTGTGCAGTGACGACGCTAATTTCATAACAGGGCAGACTATCAGTGTGGACGGCGGGCAGTCAATGCTTTAG